The Bacillus sp. NEB1478 genome contains the following window.
TAAAATCTAAGAAATTTTTAAAACAACTTGATCAATTATCCGATTAAACTGTAAAGTTATCTTTACAGTTTTTTTAGTGCTATTTAAGTATCAAATAAGTTATAATAATAAAAATAAGTATGACACATTGGATGCGGCAAGGGTGGTGTACAAGATCGAACTTAATAAGAGACAACAAAAGATAGTTGAAATCGTTAAAGATCATGGCCCGATTACCGGGGAACATATCGCAGACCAGCTTGATTTGACCAGAGCTACTTTACGACCAGATTTAGCAATTTTGACAATGGCTGGTTATCTAGATGCAAGGCCAAGAGTAGGCTATTTTTACACAGGAAAGACAGGCTCACAGCTGCTAACAGAAAAGATTAAAAAAATTAAAGTAGCTGAATTTACATCAATGCCTGTGCTTGTTCAAGAATCATCTACTGTGTACGAAGCCATATGTACGATGTTTTTAGAAGATGTAGGTGCTCTGTATATTATCAATAAAAACGGACATCTTGTTGGTGTTGTTTCTCGAAAAGATTTATTGCGTGCAAGTATGGGGAAACAGGAAATT
Protein-coding sequences here:
- a CDS encoding helix-turn-helix transcriptional regulator; this translates as MYKIELNKRQQKIVEIVKDHGPITGEHIADQLDLTRATLRPDLAILTMAGYLDARPRVGYFYTGKTGSQLLTEKIKKIKVAEFTSMPVLVQESSTVYEAICTMFLEDVGALYIINKNGHLVGVVSRKDLLRASMGKQEINNIPINIIMTRMPNITYCYKDDFLLDIAHILIDKQIDGLPVVKHSQTGSGLEVVGRITKTNITKALVELAHDEIL